The Melospiza georgiana isolate bMelGeo1 chromosome Z, bMelGeo1.pri, whole genome shotgun sequence genome contains a region encoding:
- the NUDT12 gene encoding NAD-capped RNA hydrolase NUDT12, with protein MTDFEKNLHQDMVSQLHNFAAAGDTAGLKVLLRRLPSLVNAVAGNGWTALMYGARNGHLEVVQVLLQEGCDRSIVNKSRQTALDIAKFWGYKHIANLLANVKGDQKPSFLSNDVKEYENYFGMTLLDRRSDKRTDSKWLSKKQSHPATVYILFSNLSPLVTLGGGRESSQQPEVKLCRLCHKDVEQFMNQTEECTLIFLGVDLQFDMNLVAACNGRVQQEDEDGLVAWFALSVDSASAEKFKQKHEDCYFLHPPMPALLQLPEKEAGVIAQARSVLAWHQRYRFCPTCGSATKTEEGGYKKTCLKEGCPSLQGVHNTSYPRVDPVVIMQVIHPDGNHCLLGRQRRFPPGMFTCLAGFVEPGETIENAVRREVEEEAGVKVAHVQYISCQPWPMPSSLMIGCLAVAVSTEIKVDRNEIEDARWFTREQVVEVLIKGNQRSFFVPPSRAIAHQLMKHWIGMNANL; from the exons ATGACTGACTTTGAAAAGAACCTGCATCAGGACATGGTTTCTCAGCTGCAtaactttgctgctgctggtgacaCAGCCGGGTTGAAGGTGCTGCTCAGGCGCTTGCCATCACTGGTCAATGCAGTCgcagggaatggctggacaGCCCTCATGTACGGTGCTAGAAATGGACACCTCGAGGTTGTGCAGGTTCTTCTTCAAGAGGG GTGTGACAGATCCATCGTTAATAAATCAAGGCAGACAGCTCTGGACATTGCTAAATTTTGGGGGTACAAACACATAGCTAATTTGTTGGCTAATGTGAAAGGTGATCAGAAACCTAGTTTTTTGTCAAATGATGTGAAAgaatatgaaaattattttggcatGACGCTTCTGGACAGAAGGAGTGATAAAAGAACAGATTCTAAGTGGCTCAGTAAAAAACAAAGCCATCCAGCTACAGTGTACATCCTCTTCTCAAATCTAAGTCCCTTGGTTACTTTGGGTGGGGGAAGAGAGAGCTCGCAGCAACCAGAAGTCAAGCTTTGCAGGTTGTGCCACAAGGATGTGGAACAGTTCATGAACCAAACTGAAGAATGTACCTTGATTTTTCTTGGAGTGGACCTTCAGTTTGATATGAATCTGGTGGCTGCTTGCAATGGAAGAGTTCAGCAAGAAGATGAAGATGGGTTAGTTGCTTGGTTTGCTCTTAGCGTAGATTCTGCTTCTGCTGAAAAATTTAAACAGAAGCATGAGGACTGTTACTTTCTTCACCCACCGATGCCAGCGCTACTGCAGTTACCTGAAAAAGAAGCTG GAGTAATAGCCCAGGCGAGATCTGTTCTAGCATGGCACCAGCGTTACCGATTCTGTCCAACATGTGGGAGTGCAACCAAGACTGAAGAAGGAGGTTACAAGAAAACTTGCTTAAAAGAGGGTTGTCCCAGTCTCCAAGGAGTTCACAACACATCATATCCAAGAGTTG ATCCTGTTGTGATAATGCAAGTCATCCATCCAGATGGCAACCATTGCCTTTTAGGTAGGCAGAGGAGATTTCCCCCAGGAATGTTTACCTGCCTTGCTGGATTTGTAGAACCTG GTGAAACCATAGAAAATGCTGTTCGAAGAGAAGtagaggaggaggctggagtGAAAGTTGCCCATGTTCAGTACATCTCTTGTCAGCCGTGGCCAATGCCCTCCTCCCTAATGATTGGCTGCTTAGCTGTTGCAGTGTCCACAGAAATTAAAGTTGACAGGAATGAAATAGAGGATGCACGCTGGTTCACTAGAGAACAG GTCGTGGAAGTTCTCATTAAAGGAAACCAGCGTTCTTTCTTTGTACCACCAAGTCGAGCTATTGCACACCAGTTGATGAAACATTGGATTGGAATGAATGCTAATCTTTAG